One part of the Paroedura picta isolate Pp20150507F chromosome 5, Ppicta_v3.0, whole genome shotgun sequence genome encodes these proteins:
- the CSNK1E gene encoding casein kinase I has product MELRVGNKYRLGRKIGSGSFGDIYLGANIATGEEVAIKLECVKTKHPQLHIESKFYKMMQGGVGIPSIKWCGAEGDYNVMVMELLGPSLEDLFNFCSRKFSLKTVLLLADQMISRIEYIHSKNFIHRDVKPDNFLMGLGKKGNLVYIIDFGLAKKYRDARTHQHIPYRENKNLTGTARYASINTHLGIEQSRRDDLESLGYVLMYFNLGSLPWQGLKAATKRQKYERISEKKMSTPIEVLCKGYPSEFSTYLNFCRSLRFDDKPDYSYLRQLFRNLFHRQGFSYDYVFDWNMLKFGAARNPEDMDRERREHEREERMGQLRGSATRALPPGPPAGATANRLRNVAEPMASTPTSRIQQSGNTSPRAISRVDRERKVSMRLHRGAPANISSSDLTGRQEVSRISASQTSVPFDHLGK; this is encoded by the exons ATGGAGCTTCGAGTAGGGAACAAATATCGGCTGGGACGAAAAATTGGTAGTGGTTCCTTTGGAGATATCTATTTGG GTGCCAATATAGCCACAGGAGAAGAAGTTGCCATTAAGTTGGAATGTGTCAAAACCAAGCACCCACAACTCCACATCGAAAGCAAATTTTACAAGATGATGCAGGGAGGCG TGGGTATCCCTTCCATTAAGTGGTGTGGTGCAGAAGGAGACTATAATGTGATGGTGATGGAACTTCTGGGACCCAGCTTGGAGGACCTCTTCAACTTCTGCTCTCGCAAATTCAGTCTCAAGACTGTTCTGCTCCTGGCAGATCAGATG ATCAGCCGTATTGAGTACATTCATTCCAAGAACTTCATCCACCGAGATGTGAAGCCAGACAACTTCCTAATGGGGCTGGGCAAGAAAGGCAACCTAGTGTACATCATTGACTTCGGACTGGCCAAGAAGTACAGAGATGCCCGTACCCATCAACACATCCCCTACCGGGAAAACAAGAACCTGACTGGCACAGCGCGCTATGCCTCTATAAACACCCATCTTGGCATTG AGCAAAGTCGCCGTGATGATTTGGAGAGCTTGGGCTACGTGCTGATGTACTTCAATCTCGGCTCACTGCCTTGGCAAGGTCTGAAGGCTGCCACAAAGCGCCAGAAATATGAGCGCATCAGTGAGAAAAAGATGTCAACGCCTATTGAGGTGCTCTGCAAAGGGTACCCTt ctGAGTTTTCTACATACCTCAACTTCTGCCGTTCACTGCGGTTCGACGACAAACCAGACTACTCTTATCTGAGGCAACTGTTCCGCAACCTCTTCCACCGTCAGGGCTTCTCCTATGACTATGTGTTCGACTGGAACATGCTCAAATTT GGAGCTGCCCGGAATCCTGAGGACATGGATCGGGAGAGGCGAGAACACGAGCGAGAGGAGAGGATGGGGCAGCTTAGAGGTTCTGCTACACGGGCACTGCCCCCCGGCCCTCCTGCTGGGGCCACAGCAAATCGCCTCCGTAATGTTGCTGAGCCTATGGCCTCCACGCCCACCTCCCGCATCCAGCAGTCTG GAAATACATCCCCCAGAGCAATCTCACGGGTGGACAGGGAGCGGAAAGTCAGCATGAGGTTACAccgaggagcccctgccaacatctcCTCATCTGACCTCACAGGGCGGCAAGAGGTGTCACGGATTTCAGCGTCACAG ACAAGTGTGCCATTCGATCACCTGGGGAAGTGA